The genomic window AGAACACATTTTATAAAACGCatgattactgttttttttttcttctttttaaccAAGGAAACAGAAAGAGTATTAGACATCCTGCACACTTACACGCTTGTTCAGTTCCATCAATGCCAAATGTCTGAAGCAAATGAAAACCCAGCCATCCAGCCAagaacatttcacttttttcatcCTCCTGCACACATCACCCTTGGTAGAAATTATGATCCTTCACTTCCATGTGCTAATGAATATATAATTTGAGATGCTTGAATCCTCTCCAAAAGTGCTGAGCGTGTGCAACACTTCTTTTAGTATCTTGTGCCACTTGTTGATGTTTGAAGGAACATTCTTTCACCTCCCAGTACTTTGCCTCCTATGTGTAGTAAgccttgtgttttgtgtggagaCACTGACGTCACTGGAGGCTTGATGACTAGGCACCGCACAGAAACAGCCTTTTGCATATTCAAATTCCCGCTCAAGATTTCCTCTCAAGAACAAGATTATGTCTCACCAGAAAGCAGGCGACACTCGAGTATTTTTTGGTcactttctcactgtctttcttttagACAGGTGTATTAattttttatgggtttttgttgttcatCATGCAACATGGTTATGATACACATTGTTAAAAAACTGTACAAGGCTTCTCAGGAAGGCAGGGTGGGTTATTCCAGGTAGATATCTTCTGTGGGACATGTGAACTCCACAAACTCTTTGTAATACAGCTGGAAGGCTTTCCTGTTGGTGCgaattaaaaatatttgttatcCATCTTTGCATTTGACAGAGCCTGTGACATGACCTGCATGAGTTAGTTGCATACACCTCCTACAGTAGGTACATTTCTTCTCAACTTTCTATTTCCTCaaaacatctgagaaaaaaaagactaatgcACTTGACACCTTGAGTTAAACAGGAGGTATGGAAATATGCTATCCTGATTTAGGGACTTACCCGACAGACTCTGCCAGTGGCTTAGTAGAGttttctgacacaaacacatgacaggCAAATCTCTGATCTGCTGGATGTTTGGTAATGAACCCAAAATACCTAAAATGAAATCACAGCATCACAAATATCAAACATAtgatatacaaatacacaaaagtaTCGGAACCAGACTACATCCACATCATACTCAAACAGGACACATCTACAGCCTAAAGCTCTGACTTAGCagtacaaaacaaatttaaaaattgTCTAGTCATTATTCAGACCACATCTGACATGGTACAAACTAGAGGCAATACACAAACTGGAGAAACTTCTTGAGGAATGCTGAAAGGAACATTATATAACTGTTGACTTACTTGCTATTCTTGGGATGATAACCACAGAATGAGATGTTTTTCAGCTGGAAGAAGTGGCTACACTGAtcactctgtaaaacacacacacacacacacacacttaattcaCAAACTCTGAAATGAAGGCAAATGTgcagtgatctctgtgtgtcttccaAATTTATCCCACCAAAAAGATAACTATAATTTGTTGGTTTATATAGTCTTACTACTGTCTGGTAGTATGGACAAGTAGAAGCTGAAAATGCTTAGTGACATGCAGGTATAAACAGCTTGGTCTTTCTGCTGGAACACAGAGGCTAGTTTGGTTTGTCTGAAAAGCCCCTGCATCCCAAATACCAGGAGTGGATGAATAAATGAGAGAGGACTGGATGACATGTGTGTGGCAGAATGGATACAAGCTTATATAGTGGCTTAATTGGCATGGTATTGCACTGATGACACTAcagtttttcctttaattttaTTCCCTAAAATTTCACCCAAACATCAGCATGTTCAGATGCATTATGTGAGCTTGTGCATAAATATGTTCATTAACATTTGCTCACTCTGTCAAAGGCAGCGTAGTCATCCTGCACAATCAGCTTCACTCCTTTCATGCTGATCTCCAGGATACAGGAGGAGGGTGGGTTATATTGCACTGTCATTCTCCTATTTGTGGCAATCTGGTGTTAATGAGAAACACAGTctcaggagaaagaaaagatcatCTGACTTGCGGAATTGTGATTGAGATGTTCATAACAAATAGTAACATAATATGCAATCCttaatatgaaaaagaaaaatttccGCCAGGAACTATGTAAGAGCAGCTTTGTAAATATTAATGTGCACATCACAAACCTTCTGCATAGCCGCACAGAGCACATCATTTCCTTTGTGATAGGGTACTTGGACTGAGCCTAAGAATTTCAGTCTGTATTGTTCCACCCAGTCAGCACTTTTaactgaagagacagagagagagagagagaaagagagatagagagagagagagagagcaagagagagagagagagagagagagagagatgtgaaataCACTAAAGTAAGTTGTTGGACAGAATATGACTTAAACATCTTCAGACATCATAACAGTTCATGttaaaaatgcaacaaattGAAAACTCAGTCAAGCACACAGGAAACAGGATGAAAGAAGACTGAAATTTCACCTTTAAACTGCTCAGACTCCTTGGTGACCTCCATGGCGTAATAGGCAGGGAATATCCCCCGGGTCCCTGTTCTCATATTATAACCCTCATACCAGTAATCCTCTGCCTGAACCTCCACAAGCAAAGGGTCATCCACCTCCAGCTCCAACTCATCATCGTGACGAGGGACAAACCTGCCAATACCAAGAAAATGGCAATGCTCCCTGAAACCGTAAAACTAGTATTTAACCCAGAGTGTTAGTCCATACTGCTGAAGtggactgggttttttttaattttcattataTGGGTTGCAGAAGTGGACTGTGACTATTACTTGATTATACTGATCATATTACTTGATTATATGATTATGCTGTGAAAGGAGAACGTATAAAGcacagctgtgttgtgtatggtcGACTCATCTCCGCTGATTTTCAGCCCATCCCCCAGCAGTGCTGAGGACACAGAACTCAGATAGAGAGTCTTTTGTATGCCTCCATCCACACGCCCCATCTCTAGGCCAGTTCCATCATTTCCtattcactgcacacacataccattCTGAAGCTACACAGGCCCTGCTACCTCTCTTTTTCACCGcagtcctctctgctctctttcgaCTCTCTCTACTTTtcacacattccctctctgGCCTAAGGGAGCGAGATTTAGCTGCAGCTGAGCCGACCTACGTTACACTCTGAGGAACTGCAGTCCACAGACTGTGCCAACAGACAGCGCACGCAGGGACAGAAAAAATATTGCAGTAAACAGATTGTCCTGAAAGATACAAATATTGTAATGAAGCATTCCCCAGGATGTCGTGTGGTTTTGTACACTTTGGGCATATATATGATTGAACGTTTGCATCTGCTGTCTTGAAAGCATGTTGCTTACCTGGTTACTATGGCTTCTCATTTATACTGTCATGAGAAACATGATCAGATCTGTTCATGCTGTTCTTAACCATTAAGGTGAATTTTACTTGTGAGAGTCTAGTTACATTGCTTTTTCTCCTTATAGTCAAAAATGTCTGGTGTCATTAATAAACCCTTTTGAAGACAAACTGTAGGTATACATGTCCAGGGGAAATAATTTCCTGATTCCAAAGGATGCCTTCTATTCAAACATCTCATGAAAATCTCATAATTGTTGTGAAAtatgtatgtctgcgtgtgttttcTCACCGGTAGACTGCTCTGTGGCTTTGGCTTCTTTCTTCTCCATTTATAACACATGAGAAAATACCAAAGGACTCTGCACCTAAAATGAATGAGAAGACAGGATCTGATtacacatgtttgttttatgtgtttttgtgtgtttaccaTCAGCAGGGATTGTGGTGATGAGTGATACAGACTGCAGTCTACTGAGTGGAAGCAACAGGAAAGGGATTTAATACCAGCTTTTCACCACCTGTCCTGTCCTGGATTTGGCCTTCTTAGTCGGATATAAGCCAGTGACTACACCGATGCTTTGACATCTCACGTGCAGAACATTCATTAGcagataaagaaaatatttcagtaaaaatatGGAAGCACAAGATGCATTTCCTCTGCTTATCAGAAAGTAATTTGCAGCATTATGCTAACCATGGTTagtcagaagaaaagaaattcgactgtacaaaaaacaaaacaaaaaaacaaacaaaaaaaagctgtcaaCCCAGACACAGACTAATAGTGTGTCTGCAAGAAGTGCAACATGCATAGCTTGGGTCAATATACTTTTGTATTAGTCACTCGAACATCATGAGCCTTTTAGCACCGATAAACATTGCTTGCTGGACTCTGGTCAAAGGGAAACACTGATCATCACCAAGGTTCTAAGGTCCTGGTTACTTGACCTCTTATAACTTTTGGTCCCGGTGTCTCACAGGTGCTCTTTTAGGGAAAGCAGCTCATTTTTCTCTATCATTAGAGGGCCTCTGAAGTGAATGAGTCTATCCTCTGATCCACTAGGAAATATTTACATTATCAAATGCTAACGCTATAAACACTGATGACTGATCGCTTTCTTTAGTAGACTGTACCTTGAGGTTGTAGACGCAGATATAAGATGATAATACAATATGTAGCAACTGGCCAAATTTGTGTGTCACAGATGCCTCAACTAGCACTGGATATCAATACAGTGAAGCATACCGAATAAAGACATGCAAGAAACCTGGAAAACTTACCTATCCATTTCCACATAGTCATATTTTATAAGTATCTGAATAAAGCTTCTGCAACTTCTGATATCTGTGTTTATACAAAAACTCAAAGGCCAAACACCAAATGTACATTGAACTTACTGGAGGAGCGTGACCTGCCACTCATGAAGACATTGAGGAACTTTCTGGATAGCTGCATGTCTGCCTCAGGAGTGGAGTCTTCTGACAGGCATGCTGTGGCCTCTCTCCCACCAACTCGTGCTCCTTCCTCttgttcctcctcttcctcctcttcttcatacTCCTCTCCAAGCGCGGACTCATAAGGAGAGGAGACGCAGTTGTCATAGACTGTAGCAGAGTCACTGTCATCGCTGTACCCATGGTAACACTGTCGTAGGCTGACCAGCTCCAACTGAGCGTGCTCGTCCACTACCAGAGTGTACTTCACAGAATCGTACGAGAGCCCACTTGCCTCTGAGCTGCTCATTGAAATCCGGGACACACCAGAGTTCCTGAAGCCCTGAGAGAAGGCCTCATCCTGGGCCTGAGCCTCACCTGCACCTCCCTCTCCATAACCCATGTCCTCCCCCATCCCACTACCAGCCCCTCTTGTGCTGAGGTCCACAGCAGCTGTAGAGGTCATACAAGCGGCATAGGAGGGGGGAAATAGGTCCTCTTCCTGTTCACTGATAGAAGGGTTTGTCCGTTCATAAAGGGGTGGCTGATAGGGTGGAGGGCCCTCATTGTCAGAACTGATGGACATGCGTCCGTGCTCGACCGTCTGAGAAAGCATGGGTGGTTTCTCCTGTTCCAGCGGCTCAGAGCACCGCTGAACTGGAGTCAGGTAGATCTCCTCTGTGGGCTCAAGACGCACGTCAGTATGGTACCGGATTCGGTCACGATGACCCTCCCCTGCAGCTGTAGCTTTAGTAGGTGGGGCTGAGGGAGCACATGCTGGTGGTGGAGGGGCGTGATTTTGTTTAGAGGACGCAGGTCGTTTTTGAGGTGCGTCGGTCGACGTGCCCCGATCTTTTGTTTGAGTCCCGCCCCCACTGCCACCGTGTTGAAGTTTGTCCTCGTCACTCAGACATATGTGTTCATGGGGTGGCGTCAGCTCACCTGGATGGCACATGGACGAGCAAAAACAGATgcagacaaagacacatacacatgtaagcAAATGTGCACAAAATGGGTGTCAGGGAGACATATACGTGAATACACGCAATCTATATTCGGAAAGTCCTGCTCCATCACACAGTCAAGAGATAATAAAAATCCATGGAAATGGTGACGTGGAAAAATGATTGCGTCATAATCCAGAATGTCAAACATGGGCACCACTTTAGCATGAAAGCCATCTGTGACAGATGCCATGGGCTAACATCACAGAAAACCTGATTAAAGGATAAAGACGAATCCAGGCCTGATTCAGGAAGAgaattcctgtctctctttctaacagACAACACTCATCAAATATGAGTTcttactgaaatgttttactgttagtATCTAAAGGATTATTGTGTCATGCAAAAGAACcatttctgtgaatgtgaattcTGCATCagctttcttttcattcacaaTTTCACGTGTTTCTCTGTGACATCCATTATGGCCAAAACTATAAAGTTCCTTCAAAGCAAACTAAAAAAATATTCTATTCCTGGTTTACCGCTGTGATGGAAAATCATGGACTGGTCCATCTATTTGCACATGTAAAGGGTTTTGTAAAAGAGTGAACCAGCAGTGTGTGCTGACACACTGAGCTCCAGTTGGCAGGCCCGTATGGTTAGCCTTCTATTGTCAGTGAAAAAACAGCATGAGACAGCTCAGCACCcagaacaaacactgactcTAACCTCATCTCTCATGTGTGAAAATCACATACCACAACAAAAATCCTGCATCACAGTGGGCTTACTTTAAACACCATGTGGAGTTGTTGAaatgataaagaaagaaatactacATTCTTTAGAATCATCGAGTTCAACTTGACTTAAAGACAAACTTGACAGTCTGGTGATGCAGTTAAAACAATGTTACAAAACTTACCTGTTTTGAGGGGGGAGGATGAGCGAGATACCTTCTCCTGCCAGCTGTACTTTTTCCCAAGTGAGTTGTTGTTCAACGTGTCCTGTACATAGGATACACCCAGAGAGAATTACAAGTGGgtagaggagagtgagagagcaaaaataaaaatgtgggagacagagtgagtcaaAGAGAGTCAGCCAATGAGAGGTAGTGAGcgtgacacacagagagagagagagagagagagagagagagagagagagacagagagagaataatgaagGAAGTGAGAAGTGCTTTAAATTTTGAAGGGTGAGAAACTTcagcacatgctcacactcaaAATAGGGCTTTAAGCCTAGTGAACGGGCAACACTCCTTTGTCACTGCTGTGTGGACGGCATTTACAGGGAATGACACTTTGTTCCCAGGGtggatgctctctctctctctctctctttgtcctctctcactctgtctgtctctctctctctctctttctccctctgcacCCCTCACTTGTAATAGTTCCTCTATCACCGGACTCTCTCTGCCCAAAACAGTAGGGGAATTGTTTGGTTAAAGCTGTTTGCATAGGCGCAGACTGTTCCTTTAGCCCGTATTGGGCCGGGCACTATGCTCCCAGTTGCTCTGTACCCTCGTGTGTCTCCTCACTCCCCTCCGGGGCCCTTTCTCAGCTCCTCTCTTTGGTGCCTGTAAGTCTCTCAGTGAGAAAATACTATAGCTGTCTGAAACTTCAGGGCTGAAACGGATATCAAGTTCATCCTATGACTTGACCGATGGCCTTATACACTCAAAGTATTATTTGCCAGAATGAACATCTTTACAACATGTTTACAGATTTGAAGTGAGTATGAATATAACTCTTACACTCACAGCTGCATGACAGCACTTATAACCATAGCAGCACTAATCAGGACTGTCTGTTATCTCATGTCAACGCATCTATCCACATGTCACTTTGGGAAGAAAGCCTCTGCAAAAGGGatagatgtaaatgtaaatgtaggtgtaaaTATGTAGGCTGTATGTGCTACATTTATTAACTATTATAAATACCCTAAATATTATGTGATTTCTTAATTGAGACGTGGCATATAAAATGTGACAGTTTAGCATCAAAACACAAGCAGTagaagtgtgagtgtgacacaAGGCTACCTACAAATCATGACAGCTCCTCATTCCAGGATTTTACAGAACCCCCCACCCatgcactctacacacacacacacacacacacacacacacacacacacacacacacacaccgagagcTGATTCAGCCTCACTTATACTGCTGACTGACGCGGTTgtctgtcaccatggcaactataCTTGTGACGCTGTTTGGGCATTTGTGTAGGTGTATATTCCAAGAAAAAAGATGGTAATTTAAAATGTAAGGTAACGCATCACACTTTCTCACATGTACATACAAAGTGTCTACTCATTCTGACCACAGAGCGAGATGCTGAGGTTACAAATTATAGGCAaatatgactgactgacagacccTTTATAACCTCTCTCCAACCAGCTCAGTCCATTTTATGAGTGTACGCATGACTACAAAAAGCTCTCAGACTATCCACACCGTCAAATTAACCTCACACAAAAAATACCACTACCACAGTTCACTCTTTCCATGTGCAGATGAGAACTGTCCACTTGCTATGATGTATTAGGATTGCAGAAGATTTATATCCAAACTTCTTGCtgaaaaacatcatttacaAACAATCTAGGCATCTACGTTACACACACCTAGAGACATCAGAATGCCAAATGTGTATGCATTTCTGCCAAGTGTGAGTGCAAGCGAGAATTGCTTAAGGGGTAATCCC from Chanos chanos chromosome 2, fChaCha1.1, whole genome shotgun sequence includes these protein-coding regions:
- the mapk8ip1b gene encoding C-Jun-amino-terminal kinase-interacting protein 1; protein product: MADREKRKPSPPVPRSRGLRVDSPASFRSIPRCTAHKLSMDSNGDGGEGWMEDQWEKWLTHDIGLDEFEDEDLSEITEITDERGLSLNCNSLDIKTHVMRAPSGSLGKVEAGAVGQIQAEMLHLDLIDAVDSSREQEARPPATKPPAKDPPPVTMDTYRPKRPTTLNLFPQVPRTQDTLNNNSLGKKYSWQEKVSRSSSPLKTGELTPPHEHICLSDEDKLQHGGSGGGTQTKDRGTSTDAPQKRPASSKQNHAPPPPACAPSAPPTKATAAGEGHRDRIRYHTDVRLEPTEEIYLTPEKPPMLSQTVEHGRMSISSDNEGPPPYQPPLYERTNPSISEQEEDLFPPSYAACMTSTAAVDLSTRGAEGGAGEAQAQDEAFSQGFRNSGVSRISMSSSEASGLSYDSVKYTLVVDEHAQLELVSLRQCYHGYSDDSDSATVYDNCVSSPYESALGEEYEEEEEEEEQEEGARVGGREATACLSEDSTPEADMQLSRKFLNVFMSGRSRSSSAESFGIFSCVINGEERSQSHRAVYRFVPRHDDELELEVDDPLLVEVQAEDYWYEGYNMRTGTRGIFPAYYAMEVTKESEQFKVKSADWVEQYRLKFLGSVQVPYHKGNDVLCAAMQKIATNRRMTVQYNPPSSCILEISMKGVKLIVQDDYAAFDRSDQCSHFFQLKNISFCGYHPKNSKYFGFITKHPADQRFACHVFVSENSTKPLAESVGKAFQLYYKEFVEFTCPTEDIYLE